The genomic region GCCAACTCACTGCGATCATCACTAAGCAAGACGTTCGACCAGTATCGCGACAACCCGAAAGACTCGCCCGATGAGATCACGATCGATGGCACCGGCAAGCTTCTTGAAGATGCAGGTATTGCGGTGGACGGTGTCGACTTCTTCATCTTCTCCGAGCTCGTGGCTTCGCCATCAATGGGTACCCTCGCTCGAGAAGGCTTCGTGGACGGCCTCAGCGACGTAGGCGCAGACACTCCGGCTAAGATCCGCAACATCGTACTACAGCGGCGGTCGGCACTCAATTCTGACCCAGAGCTGCTCAAGAATGTCTACAACCACGCCTTTCAGCTCGGTCTCCAGGACAGGCAGAAGGCATTACCGGTGGAGATGGCACAGGAGTTCTGGAAGATTCTCTTCACTGCACCAGCATATCAGTGGCGGACGAACTCATCACCATGGCTAGATTGGTGGTTTGAGTTCTACACGGAGAAGGTCAACAAGGCTGTGAACAAGGACTTGTGGAAGCAGACATTGAGCTTCGCGAAGGAGACCATGCGAGATGAGTCGCTCAGCTTCTGGACCGACGAAAGCAGTTGGCCGAGTGTCATCGATGAGTTCGTGGAGTGGGTGAAGACGCAGAAGAAGACCGGGGACGCCATGGAGATCTCGTAGAAGAGAGTCGGCTTTCTTCTGATTCACGACCCCTTTGAACCAACTACCACCGATCAACGGAAGGCGCCGCCAAGGAGACAAATAATGGCGTAAAGGCACCACCTCGGAAGACGAAGACAACGAAAGAAGCGGAGGCACCGAAGACACCGGCGAAACCAAAGGCGCCCGAGGCTTCACATGCACCTGGAGAGTCACAAGCGTCGAAGCAGGTGGATGGCCTGAAGCCGCCCAGGCATACTCGAAAGCACGACTCGCAGTCGCTCAAGAGAGCGTTGCTTCAGCAGATGCAGAGACTTTTGCACAAAGCAGCATGTAGCGTTCAAGCATACAGTTCACGATCCAACCAAAGAGTCGAATATGAATGTTCCTCGATCAACTCACTCTTTGAAGTATATGTACAGCTTATACTACAGCACTGTTCTTGGGTATCATAACATGAACCTTTGGTCCCGCCTTCCCTCCACATCTACTCCCTTCAGAGCTTCGACTCACTAGCAATCTGGCTCTGAACCCACTTCTCCAACCCGCCCTTGGCAATGATATCCTGAACATTCGGAGGCAGCTCACCAACTTTCTGTGTCCAAGACTCTCCACCCTCACCTTCCTGGATCAGGACGAGACTCCTTTTCACATCCCATGTGAACGTCCAGCCCGTCCGGACGGTAAGTGGCTTCTCTGCTGGAGTAGCTTGAGGCGCTGGGGGCGGCGAGTCGAGACTTTGGCTGTTCTGTGCGGGTTCTGTGA from Fulvia fulva chromosome 2, complete sequence harbors:
- a CDS encoding Defective in cullin neddylation protein 1, whose amino-acid sequence is MPPAYTSSQKSAIAEFSNVTQADKSTAAKLLKQHSWNVGAAVNTFFNNPSAGGANSLRSSLSKTFDQYRDNPKDSPDEITIDGTGKLLEDAGIAVDGVDFFIFSELVASPSMGTLAREGFVDGLSDVGADTPAKIRNIVLQRRSALNSDPELLKNVYNHAFQLGLQDRQKALPVEMAQEFWKILFTAPAYQWRTNSSPWLDWWFEFYTEKVNKAVNKDLWKQTLSFAKETMRDESLSFWTDESSWPSVIDEFVEWVKTQKKTGDAMEIS